gttgaagcaactttatttaatttgcagcaacttcattttattttcagcaacgtttttcaattttcagcaactttattttatttgcagcagctttttaatttgcagcatgtcccttgtgggccaccatAAAAATTCACCACGCTAATGAGAGCACCCTGTGTAGAAGGATTTCTGGAACAAAGCTGTAGCGATCAGACAATTCTTACCTTTCCTTCTTTCTAATGCTTCTGTGACGTGCGTGACTTGTTCTCCACTAAGGCAGACTTTGTATTACGTGATGGTAGGCTGCACAAACGCCGATTGCTGTCGTATACCTTAAAAGCCTTAAAGTAGCCTTaaacaagagatcatcaagctgagagagtgaatcccccatataggccctctaactagggtaatccaccttaatctatttttagacatggtaccgagttcttccgcgaattttactcgcgcgattttcccgcgttgcgttttttcgtggaggaaacaatggatgagagtaatggcggaccgcgcttcctcgaaaccaaagtttgaagtttctaacgcacctgtcgaacaagcggaagaaaaccagccaaaaatttattttgtagtagtGGTCATAGGGAGCACGATGAATTTTCCAAAGGTGAGAATTGTTGAGGTTTCGTCTGGTAATGATTAAAAACAGGTTATGCtgttcgtttcgaggaagcgcggtccgccattactctcatCCGTTgcttcctccacgaaaacacgcaacgcgggaaaatcgcgcgagtaaaattcgcggaagaactgggtaccatgtctaaaaatagattaagatggattaccctagttagagggcctacatgggggattcactctctcaccttgatgatctcttgcctTAAATGAATTTATATTACACTTTTTAGCCCTATTTTCGTTCTTGTGGTTGTCGTGAAATATCACCGTAGCTAGAACTCCAGATCTTAATCTACGTCAAGGAAATGTATTTCTTGCCGgcgtttttattattatcttgcaTACCTGATCCTACTACAGGAACAAATACACCtcgcccgggttgctcgaagcatggtttgTGCTAACCaacgttaaataccatggaaacctataggttttaatagctcttaaccaacggttagcgctagccaggcttcgaacaaccggcccctgttTTTTGATAAAGAATGTTGGGCTGGATTTTCCCGAGGCCTCTCTCTCCTCTCGGCCATTTTCGTTCGTCATGCAGTGTAGTTGGATAGATCCCGAGGCATCTGACACCGTTGCGATCCACTGCGCCATACAATGCCGAAGGATGATTGGTGGTAAGGGCAAATGGTCAACTGAGCAATGTTTTCTGGAAAGTTAAGTATTGATTCTCTACCAAGCATCAATTCTACCTCAGTTTCCACATCCGCGATTTTCCATGTAGACTTAGGTCATGCTATTTCTCGATTGCAGTTTAACAAGGGAATAACTTCTGTGCTCTTCGCTCGATCTCTTCGCTCGTATGCACACTAATCCCCAACAGTACCGCTGAAAGAACACTTCGCTTCGGTCCATTCCGAAACGACAAAAGGGGCTTAACTTTCCCGTGCTGGATCCGATGTTGTTTTGCTTGTCAAATGTCAATCAAGATCATTATCGCGGTATTCTGAGATATAAGTACGCCAAATGCGTTGTACACGTATTTTTTAGTAAGACTTACAGCAGGATCTATCGTTAAGATCAGGGAAATAACTCAACGATTACTCTTCGTGGAAGATAATTTTCCAACAGTCTTTGCCGAAGCTGCTATTTTAACAACAAAGTGTACAGTGAGTATGTCAAATATGAAGGGTATATTAAAGCAAATAAAACCAACAATATTCGTAGCCTGTAATTTGATTTACAGAATGTGTAACAGAATGTGATCAACGAAGCATTTTATGAtcaatttgattgtttacaatttgCGCCGCCTTGGTAATGATTTCTACACCATGTCGGTAACGAATATATTCCTCGACTGAGAGAACTTTTTAATCCAAGAATGCACTCcttattgcgttctcgaggaccgagagaacgcatcctaatttggtttcgcaggcgcgagaaatcgagattttttggactgcaaattggccgcccctgtaggtttttgcaggggctttgggcctcgttttcgtgtccatctgtcacgtcatgcttgctctcttttgtgggtTCTTTCGtcgttttcgactttttgggggtttctttgaagctaactggtttttaactctgattgcattcgacaaaaaagacaatgcagtcccaatggaGTCtggagtttttggtcgggcgaaaacaaattacatcatcgcaaagcacgtgtatacgagacgatttcttcgcgatcgctcgtttctaggagtttttattctagaccgagcgtggcctgtttggtcaggatgtgagatgacgtgcttttgttgacaacatcatttattctgtttacgaacacgactttgaatcgccttggctttgggatgttaaacgtacgcgtgggaacagccatatttcattggctttagtttgattacatttgttgactttaatatatagttgcagtggccacaaatagttcagtctgtttccgccgaaggtcgaaattgaatcgatggaagagtactctgaagccaagacctataagagtaagccagaactaaggaagagcaatgtaaaagctgacttatttttattcatcggcggaaataattattgccagtcgcacggagtttgtccgggagtttgttaaaataaaccagggataaacggaaacgcgagagtaaatgtcacagatgttagctgatatttgtgcttccagctcagaatacacggagtactagatgtaacacatgcaagtattctttttaaaatttggccttcatacttaaacattaccagtaaaagtgaaaatgagacgttttcataacatggaatttgcgagtttacccaaaactggagccgttacgcaaggtgtcatcaaaggtcatgtcaaagtccacagaacaacagtggactttgtcagtatatgatgtctgtaaaacttcagccgttcacagtaatgatttcagtaacagacaacaattatcacaggcagagaacgcactcctaatctttgattactactagtttattattttattattaaagaCGGATCCTGAGTTGCAAAACGCCTTtcgttgtgttgtagaaaaaattataaatgttattcaccagcctAGGTCGGTCCGTTTTGGGAAAAAAACTGTGCCCTTTGTCATGAGTACCGCCTTCGGCCTGCGGCCTTGGACGCTATCCAAgacctctggcacagtttttcTCAATACGAACCTCCCAGCTGGTGCATGAATAACCTATATCGATTGACAGAAATTTTAGAAACTTCCCGTGCTGGATCCAATGTTGTTTTGCTTGTCAAATGGCCGATCAAGGTCATTCTCGCGGTATTCTGGGATGTAACTTTACcaaattaaataaaagaaaacatgaaagcTTTTGATGATCACTTCCTTTTTTAACGAACAAGTACTTAAACGATTTATGCATCGACAGGAGGATAGCTGCTTTGAGTGTTATGTGAACAAGTAATGACTTCCTGCAGCTGCTCTCCACTTCTGCACTGACAAAAAAGCTCATCAAAGTAATTATAACCTAATAAACTGAAACACAAAGCTCAAAAGAATGTTAACAAATTAAACTCTTGGTTACCCATTCAATGGATGAAAAATGACTCGATTGAAAAAGTCTTTACGAATTCTTACCGATCTGAGGAATCAGGCAAATCGGCTCCACAAATACCTgcatttgagaaataaatacattttaaatcgaTACACGCGACGGCCCACAAATCCAAAACTTTGGGAACTTAAACATTCACTCACTCACCTTCGGCCATTTTGTGTGAGTTGTCTCTAAAAATGAGGGGTGGTCCATGaagtggtccatggaccgggtccaaaggggtggtccatggaccgggtccaaagggGTGGTCCGTGGACCGGGTCCACATGGGTGGTCCATGGACTTGGGGTCCACGTTTTGTACACATCCTTTCGAAAGTTGCGTATCAACGAAAACGGTGATAGTTTGGTGTTGAGATTGAAGTGTTTTCCCAGCTTACTATAACCGAAAGCAAGCAAATTGCTAATCTGtacaaataactaataataatacaagGCCGTTAGAGGCTCATACCCGTCTGTCCTCAAACAACATGCAGCAGTCTATTTATTTTGGCTGATGTTTTCAATAAAatgtagctttttcagcggccAATCAAAAACCACTCGAAGTAGAACCCAAGCTGATTTTGATACATGTTTTAGACCACCCTAAATTGTTTACGCTGGCCAAGGTTTGAGGGAATTTGGACTCATGgcacaaatttattttatttttaaactggGATAATCAGCTGAGTAAACAAAggcaatttttaaacatttgaggATCTTGACAGGGGTTCAAGACGATAAGTTACAGACTGTTTTTGATAGTTGAATACTTTGTCTTTCAAGCAAACGTATCGGAAAGTTTTGGTTCTTTTTGACACGCGAACGCAAATTGAGTTCAGATTTCTAATTTTCAGCCATTGAGTTCAACCAATTTGGCCATAGTCGGGGCGAAattcgtttttcttgattttttcgaatttaaagcgtttcaggagaaaaaaaaaactatatcaCATTTCATATCCACCTAAGGGCTATACGTGGACGAAAATAGagcaaaatctttttttttacttcagccgctaaatttaaattttatttgatttttgatGACATTTGCTCTGCTTGtgttgaaacatgttttgtaataTCTTAAACTATGTTTTcataatagctttattgcatCCAAAGTATTTTAATGCACGATGCAGAAGAACTTAGGAGATTTGAAACTTGCAAACCAAATTAACTGTCGCAAACAACCTCGTCTCTCGTACTTGATTTAAATAACGTTTCCACGAGATAATGCCTCAGGCGAAAGCCGAATTTCCGCCGATGTTGTTTGAAACAAAGGACCGTCTTGGCGGCTCGTTCTTATAAAATTGTATTACAGACCATGTTAGTCATCTTGACTTGATTATCGGTACTGTTAGTTTTCCCGCGGTTAGTAGCAGGGGTTAGTGAAaaggaccgcggaaacttcggttcctACTGCGGTTTATCTTCATCTGACAGTTTAATTAACTCGATTTTCGCTAGGTTCTACTCGCGttgaccaatcatatctcagcgagTGCGTACATAAACGCCAGTTTTAAGAGAGCTAGAGATAGTTGGCCGCTGGCGAGGGCAGAGTGGAGTTGGCTGTTCGAACAATACTGGACGCGACCACAATCTGGTTTACCTAGAACTCAATTTTCTGAGTTGAATTCAGTTGAACCTAGCCGACAAACGTCTCGCTTGCCACAATGACTAGTTGGAAAACAAATTGCGTCATTCTGTTTGTTCTGGCAGCTACCTTGTTTGCTTTGGGCGAAAAAGTGGACAAGCCCAATAGCTGCAAGAAGGTCTTAGCGCAAAAATCAAGTTCTCTCTCTGTTGAGCAAATAGGAGATGTGTTGTCGAAGGCACGTTATGAAGTCTGCGTCGACGAGGGCAAGGAAGTATATCATTGTCCAGGGGGTAAAACATGCTGTACACCAGGGGATCCAGCGAGCAAATGTTGCCCCGCAGATCATCCACTTTGTATTAACTCAGAATATTGCTGCAAACAAGGATATCCAAAGCTATGTGGTCCATATTGTTGCAAGGAAGATAGCTTCTGCTGCAACAAGGAAACCTGCTGTGAATATAAAGGCGCTTGTTGTGGAGCTCAGTGTTGCCCAGCTGACGCTCCTTGCTGCAAGGAAGGTAAAACTCCTACATGCTGCGACAAAGATACCATGGGTTGTTGCGCTGGCGGATACGGATGCGTTTCTCCGTGCCCATCCCAGTTTGACGCCATAGGATGCGAACTATCAAGCCTGTCTCTTGATGATGAACTTTTGGAGGCACCATACGCATTACCAAAATACATTTATCGAATACTGCGCCTTGAAGAGAATCCTGATAAAATTGTTGCTAAAGATCCAAGGGCCCAGAGAACAGTTCTGTCGCATGTTAACTGCGGAAGTCGACCGAAATACACTTCGCAGTTCATATCAACATCAGCATCCTTAGACGTGGCCAAGAAGTACAAAAAAAAGGGCGAGGACAAAGGTTTGACTGGATTGAGAATTTGTAGGTTTGAAGTTGATAAGCTGCCCACAACGTGCCAGATCGTAGACCTTACAACCGATGCGAACCGAGACAGGTACCTGGGAAACGCAGTGTGCAAAAACTTTGCCAAAGCCTCGGAGGAGATTCTTCTTCAATGCGCTGGGCCAATTCCATGTACGGTCATTGATCCCCCGCCCAAGGGTGACAGCAAGACGTTTGTGGATACAAAACACGAACTTTAGGCGGAACAGTTCGCCGTTTTGGCGAAAATTTTGAGCCCTTGGTTGTTTAGATCAGTTAGTGATTCGAGGTCAAAAAATTGCCCAAGTTAGTTGAAGTCCATAGTGATGCATCTGTAAGCTTATAATAGTTGACAGCAAGATTTCCGTACAGCCCCAAACAATAGTTACGAACAGATTTTGTACTCGATGTAGCTCTCCGTTTCTGGAACAGTCATAGGTCTTAAACTTGTTAAAGGGGCAGAGTCGCGCTATTTTAGCCTTGAGCTATTAGACTAAAAATATGTTTGAATCATTGAAAACCGAAAGTAGTGCTACTCATAGCTTTGTTACCAAGGGCCATATATTAAAAGCTTCCACATATCAATCGTTTTCTTGTTGATAGCAAGGTTTGCAAACTCTTTACGATCACAGTCTCACATGCTTAAACACAGTATTCAAAACAAGCATAAGTTGATTTCTTGAAAAGGACACTGACGCTGTCCGCGTGTAACCTGAGAACTATTCTGAGACGGTTAATAGAAAGATGCAGATCTTCAATGTTCAGAAAACTTAGGGAACCGATCCAGCTTTCGTATTCTTATTTTCCACCTGCCGCAAAAGAACTTAAGGAGCTTCTCTTAATGTCGATCAAATATACCTCAAAAGGCACAGTGAAAATCTCGATATGAAGCTGTTTCTTAGTGTGGACGAGAGGTATGATCGCAACTTGAAGCATTAAAACAAGTTTGGTTTATTCATGCCATAGAAACCCTCATCGTGTGCCCAACACAATTTAAACACGCGTATTAGGAATAATATTCGAATTATTTCAGCGAGACCCAAACAGTTTTTGTGCGCAAAGTTTATGACGTTTAGACAGTTTTTGTGCACAAAGGTCATTCCAAATACAAACTCATGGGAAACGAAGCATTCCATGTTACAATGGGCTGGATTGTTTCAAAGTCGCGAAAAAGTTGCAATGCTAAGAAATAGATCATTTTTCAACTGTCTTGGCAAGGAAAAGTGCAAAGACGACAAAAAAGCCACCCCTCTTGGCAAAATATTTGATTAATTAAGTGTATTAATAGACAAACGAAAGAAACAAAGTCTACAATCCGAAGAACAATGTAAGCGGTGAAGGATTATATAATAGCACCGTTTTCGTCAATATTCGAAAGGCAATTAATGCCTTTCTTTATCAGCTGATACAATTTTGTCGTTTCCCTTTTTCACGTGCCGCTTAATTTCCCGTTCTCGTGATAAACAATAGGAATTCACCTTCGACacaatagctcttatcggagttatcagcggttttaacacataaacgaggctaaagggtcattttccattgtattgatcctttagcctcgtctgcacgtagctgtaaacaaaggaggcttagcccgtgggcgcaactgcgataagagctattcaAAATTCGGTACTGCGAGATAACAATCAAAGACACGTTACAAGGTCAGGCacaagttgttcaaaggttggacaGCTCTATCCATTGAATAAATCACTACCCACAGAGTAACTCAATACATTTTGTGCCAGTGATTTGTTATAATTTATTCAGAAGTatgaaaaatgttatttatttcatattatgtgtggatatcagtgtgataaagccgttaataaaaatgatacccgtgaagtgatatgatatcatttcactgagtgaaatgatatcatatcacttcacgggtttgaattgtccagtcaaatagattgtaataatttggctggaccaatcgggtttAATACCATACGgctcactcgctcgttcgcgatatggtattaaaaactcgtgaataaaaacgataccAGGCTcctaacatgtaataatctatgtTAACATAAAACAGCTGATAGATATTTACATACGTCATCCAAAGATAAAAGCCTTGTCTTGCCCGCTAACCTCTCTAAAAAAGAGGAAAGGGGAGAGCCTGTGTTCAAGGTTTTGTGATCCGTTTCACGGAACATAACGAACTGTAAATCGTGAACTaagacaaacaacaacaacaaagagaCGAAAAACCCAGTACCTTACAAGTAAATGTGTGTAAAATATCCCTGTCTGTAGTCTTAGTTCCAAAAACCAGGATTTCATAAGTTGACATCGCACTCTTCGatatttgtttagtttatttacATAGTTAAAGTGTAGTTACAAGAGGGGATTGCAATAAATGAAATCCTTGTCATAGCTTTTAAGTGATGCAGTAATATTGTCCCctaagcccccccccccccaaaaaaaatgcTCCAAACCATTGGCATCGtgtcttgtttattttattttttaatcttGAAACGAGAAGAGATCACGGAGGCCAATGATTACATCCAAGAGATAAAACAATCATTCCCTTGTTGTAGTGACTcctttttcaaatatctttttcaAGGCAAAATATTCTTGAGATCAACTGGAAAACAAGAAGTTCACTCTGAAATAATTAATGCCCATAATAGCAATCCCTACTTTGATGTGCTAGAAAAGGTGATTGTGTGATTGCATTACTTTACTACTAAGACCAGAATACCATATCAAATTGCTTTCTTAtttaaatttgtcttctctaTTGGGAATAATGAGACAATTAGAAGAATTAGCCTGACAATAGAAGCCACTAAtggcattctggtcttggtagtaaaatgaagccatcatgcaaatgaccTATTGGCAAATCTTCATTAGAAGGTGATTAATATTATCCCAACGCCAAGAGATGTGTAAAGGGAACAGACTAGAATGAAATCTAATGCAGGTTAATTGTTGTCATAACTTAAGCTGTCAAATTGCTGCAATAGTCTTAAAGCTTCACAATCCACCAGCAAAGGTTGGAACTGGTTTTTACcaatgttttaaaataataattattatggtaagCATAACCACATCAGAAACTAACTTCCCTGAGGAAAAGAGTCAGTGTTCTGGCCACTGCCAACACCTGGTTTTCACGTAACTGTCCTGCTTGTTCAGAAAAGTGCTGTAACTGGGTGACAATTGCTTGTACACCATTTGAACCATCAGGAGTATTACATGGAAACAGTTGCAAAATGTTAAGGAGTGATTGTGATGGTCTAAATAAAGCACTCTTTTGATCAATGATTGTTAGTACGTTGCTCAAATGACATTCTCTCAAACTGAGACAAACACCTTTATGCCAAATGAAGTAATTCATTAACaacacaaagaaaatgaatatgAGGAGattttatattaataattattattactagaaCCCCCAGAAGAAAGGACTATTAACACAACTTTTTTGCTTGGGAAAAAGCACTATTTAAGTGTGTATGACATGAAAATGtctatttcattttctttgttctacatcattCTGTGTAATAAACAATTTGAGAATTAAAAGTCTGAAAATCCTAAaaagtactttttttttatcaaaaatgcACACGTACAATTTTGCCCCCAAAAAGTCCCATTTAAAGCTGAATGGGCATGTTTTGAGCTTGAGACGAGTGAATCATTTTCTTagagaaattttcaggtctcaatCCATTTATTACACATACCACGCAAgccaaaaaaaatgataattttcCAGTTATATACACTTTAAACTACAAAGAAGAAGACAtatacaaataaacaaaattatctCTCACTAATTCACAACTGTGTCTGAAGGTCTTACAAGATATGAAAAACAAAGGGATTTTGTTCCAGACTATGAAGAATAATAGGATCTTGATTGTCTGTTAGGGGCCTGTGGTTGACAGAATTGTTGACCATATTGTGGGCTGTTTCTAAGGGGATAACCTTGTCCtccattttgttgccatggtgaTGGCATAGCCCACAGATTACTGGGAGATGAGAGGCCTTGTTGAAAATTTCTACCACCACTGTCCATTAAAAGAGGAGATGGAGTTCTTAAGCCTGGCTGTGGGCTGAAGTGTCCACTTGGAGTATCAAATAAGGGTCTTCGAAGCTGTGGATTGTCAGGATAGGGGTAATAACCATAATTTGAAGGACTTTGATTCCCTGGTGAATTTGTGTTGGAACTCTGCTCTGCAGTTTTGACCATTATTGGTTTTCCATATAATGGAATACCATCCATAAGGCTGATAGCATAAGGTACTGAAACTTCATGTGTAAAGCTCACAAAACCAAAGGCCTTTTGTTTCCCAGTTTCTTTGTCCTTTGCAATATGTACAGCTTCTAGTGGGCCAGCCTAAAAATATAGAAATGCagaaatgattttaaatttCAACATGTAATAAGTGAGCTGTTTGTTTTAAACTACTGAGACCACCAGTCCAACTTTTAGTCATATGTAAAAAAATGCTTAGCACACTGGGCGAATGCCAAGGTTGCACCTTCTCCTTTTCTCTGCAAAGTAATCCATTCATATCTTATCAACAGAGCCTCCAGTTTGGCTTAACTTACGTATaaccttctttctttttttataagAACTTCTAAACTTCTTTTATGATACAGAGCTAAaggcaaaagaataatgaatcgTTTGATGAGGGTGAGGCTCCAGACTAATTCATAATTTCCTGGAGAAAGGGAAGAGAGAGCGCGGATGTGGAACTTCCTTTCTGTCACTGACTCTGTTGAGGAATATTGGTCTTTTCCTTCAGAAAAAACAGCTCTCACAAACTTCGTGTGGAAAAATACAAGAAGACACCGATAACTTTAAAAAGACTGGAACAAAAACTAAGAGACAATAGGGAAGATATCTCTTTACAAACACTGCTTTTATTATTCAATGTGCCAACCGCAGGAAAAAAAAGACCCTTTGTTTCGACAGCCAATGACACTCTGGTTGGCACATTAATGACAATAGGCGACGTCAACGATAGCTTCCCTATACCAGGCCAAaacataattgaaaaaaataggcAGAGAGACCGTTTGAACTAAGTACGAGCAGACGACAGGGAACGAGTTAGTCGACTTCTATACGGTTTGCCCGTTCGCAGATTATTTAATGAATTCATTCTTCAGTCTCCGCTTTCTAGCTACTTGATTACATTGATTAATAAACTAAGAACATAGAAAATTTAGACCTTCGTAAGAACTCTTTTGCACAAATATAGTGAAGACGAAGAACCACGAAGAACGATCGTAAACATTGAATACCATGCTGTGATAAATATTACGGTACCTGCAAAAAGAGTTCCCAGAGAATTTCCTCTGTCACACGAGCTTCTAGGTTCCCTACGAAAATACAACGCTCATCACGTTCAATGAAGTTAGCCATATCTATTCCTCTGTTGGCAAATGTTTCACTCT
Above is a genomic segment from Acropora muricata isolate sample 2 chromosome 1, ASM3666990v1, whole genome shotgun sequence containing:
- the LOC136929293 gene encoding uncharacterized protein, with protein sequence MTSWKTNCVILFVLAATLFALGEKVDKPNSCKKVLAQKSSSLSVEQIGDVLSKARYEVCVDEGKEVYHCPGGKTCCTPGDPASKCCPADHPLCINSEYCCKQGYPKLCGPYCCKEDSFCCNKETCCEYKGACCGAQCCPADAPCCKEGKTPTCCDKDTMGCCAGGYGCVSPCPSQFDAIGCELSSLSLDDELLEAPYALPKYIYRILRLEENPDKIVAKDPRAQRTVLSHVNCGSRPKYTSQFISTSASLDVAKKYKKKGEDKGLTGLRICRFEVDKLPTTCQIVDLTTDANRDRYLGNAVCKNFAKASEEILLQCAGPIPCTVIDPPPKGDSKTFVDTKHEL
- the LOC136921203 gene encoding splicing regulator RBM11-like: MANFIERDERCIFVGNLEARVTEEILWELFLQAGPLEAVHIAKDKETGKQKAFGFVSFTHEVSVPYAISLMDGIPLYGKPIMVKTAEQSSNTNSPGNQSPSNYGYYPYPDNPQLRRPLFDTPSGHFSPQPGLRTPSPLLMDSGGRNFQQGLSSPSNLWAMPSPWQQNGGQGYPLRNSPQYGQQFCQPQAPNRQSRSYYSS